A portion of the Streptomyces sp. NBC_01335 genome contains these proteins:
- a CDS encoding aldehyde dehydrogenase family protein has protein sequence MTHSSPAAAPRAATFTTYSPATGEPLAEHPVNGPEEVSRATARARAVQAGWAALPASRRRDHLVRWKKALATDLDAMARTIAEETGKPAGDAALEVVLTLEHLGWAARNAERVLRRRKVRTGLFTVHQRASLVHRPLGVVGVIGPWNYPLYTPMGSIGYALAAGNAVVFKPSELTPATGVLLAGLFDAAVPEHAGLLTTVTGAAATGDALARAGVDKLAFTGSPGTARKVMAVCAETLTPFLAECGGKDAVIVTADADLAAAADAIVWGALSNSGQTCAGVERVYAVREIHEELCRRVVEKAGALRTGVEADAAYGPMTLPGQVAIVERHVTGAVSAGARALLGGPESVRAPYVAPVVLTGVPEDASAMTEETFGPVVAINPVTDVDEAVERANASRYALGAAVFCRGGREGAAIAARLRAGAVSVNSVLGFAAVPALPFGGSQDSGFGRIHGEEGLRGFTSVQSTTVQRFTPPIALTSFDVPAATRERAVRLARALHRRR, from the coding sequence ATGACCCACAGCTCCCCGGCCGCCGCGCCGCGCGCCGCGACCTTCACCACCTACTCCCCCGCGACCGGCGAGCCGCTCGCCGAACACCCGGTGAACGGGCCGGAAGAGGTCTCCCGCGCGACCGCCCGGGCCCGGGCCGTGCAGGCGGGGTGGGCCGCACTTCCGGCCTCCCGGCGCCGCGACCACCTGGTGCGCTGGAAGAAGGCGCTCGCCACCGACCTGGACGCCATGGCGCGCACCATCGCCGAGGAGACCGGCAAACCGGCCGGCGACGCGGCGCTGGAGGTCGTCCTCACGCTGGAACACCTGGGGTGGGCCGCCCGCAACGCGGAACGCGTGCTGCGCCGCCGGAAGGTGCGCACCGGGCTGTTCACCGTCCACCAGCGGGCCTCACTGGTGCACCGGCCGCTCGGCGTGGTCGGGGTGATCGGCCCCTGGAACTACCCGCTGTACACCCCGATGGGCTCCATCGGCTACGCCTTGGCCGCGGGGAACGCCGTGGTGTTCAAGCCGTCCGAACTGACCCCCGCCACCGGCGTCCTGCTGGCCGGGCTCTTCGACGCGGCCGTGCCCGAGCACGCCGGGCTGCTCACCACCGTCACCGGCGCGGCGGCCACCGGGGACGCACTGGCCAGGGCGGGGGTCGACAAGCTGGCGTTCACCGGTTCGCCGGGGACGGCCCGCAAGGTGATGGCGGTGTGCGCCGAGACGCTGACGCCGTTCCTCGCCGAGTGCGGCGGGAAGGACGCCGTCATCGTCACCGCGGACGCCGACCTCGCCGCCGCCGCCGACGCCATCGTGTGGGGCGCGCTGAGCAACTCGGGGCAGACCTGCGCGGGGGTGGAACGGGTCTACGCGGTGCGGGAGATCCACGAGGAGCTGTGCCGACGGGTGGTCGAGAAGGCCGGGGCACTGCGTACGGGCGTCGAGGCGGACGCCGCCTACGGCCCGATGACGCTGCCCGGCCAGGTCGCGATCGTGGAACGTCACGTGACCGGTGCGGTCTCGGCCGGTGCGCGGGCCCTGCTGGGCGGGCCCGAGTCGGTCCGCGCGCCGTACGTCGCGCCGGTGGTGCTGACGGGAGTACCGGAGGACGCCTCGGCGATGACGGAGGAGACCTTCGGCCCGGTCGTGGCGATCAACCCGGTGACCGACGTGGACGAGGCGGTGGAGCGGGCCAACGCCTCGCGTTACGCCCTGGGGGCCGCGGTGTTCTGCCGCGGCGGGCGGGAGGGCGCGGCGATCGCGGCCCGGCTGCGCGCGGGGGCGGTGTCGGTCAACTCGGTGCTGGGCTTCGCCGCGGTGCCTGCGCTGCCGTTCGGCGGTTCGCAGGACTCCGGCTTCGGGCGGATCCACGGCGAGGAGGGTCTGCGCGGCTTCACCTCCGTGCAGTCGACGACGGTGCAGCGGTTCACCCCGCCGATCGCCCTGACCTCCTTCGACGTGCCGGCCGCCACCAGGGAACGCGCCGTGCGCCTCGCCCGGGCGCTGCACCGGCGCCGCTGA
- a CDS encoding DUF6250 domain-containing protein, producing the protein MTTTRRAFAALAAGAALSAVLPATAQAHAAPHARDRAPEGRTGALLAHDDFRHGLDQWAVELENGGSVTARHGVLDIDTPAGATVWFRRRLNGPYVLTYTATAVSAGGANDRVSDLNNFWNATDTRSPRDLFATHRDGTLADYDQLTTYYAGYGANSNTTTRLRRYVGEAGVRPLVYDYTEPLLTPDRPNHVRIESDGSKVRWWNNGILVFDYQDPEPYTAGHFAFRTTWSHFRITDFEVRRGR; encoded by the coding sequence ATGACCACCACCCGCAGAGCCTTCGCCGCCCTGGCGGCCGGAGCCGCGCTCTCCGCCGTACTGCCCGCCACCGCCCAAGCCCACGCCGCGCCCCACGCCCGGGACCGCGCACCCGAGGGGCGCACGGGCGCACTGCTCGCCCACGACGACTTCCGGCACGGCCTGGACCAGTGGGCCGTCGAACTGGAGAACGGCGGCAGCGTCACCGCACGCCACGGCGTCCTGGACATCGACACCCCGGCCGGCGCCACCGTCTGGTTCCGCAGGCGCCTGAACGGTCCGTACGTGCTGACCTACACCGCCACTGCCGTCTCGGCCGGCGGCGCCAACGACCGGGTCTCAGACCTCAACAACTTCTGGAACGCCACCGACACCCGCTCCCCGCGCGACCTCTTCGCGACCCACCGCGACGGCACCCTCGCCGACTACGACCAGCTGACCACCTACTACGCGGGTTACGGCGCCAACTCCAACACGACGACACGGCTGCGCCGTTATGTCGGCGAGGCCGGGGTCCGCCCGCTCGTGTACGACTACACCGAGCCACTGCTCACGCCGGACCGGCCCAACCACGTACGCATCGAGTCGGACGGCTCGAAGGTCCGCTGGTGGAACAACGGCATCCTGGTCTTCGACTACCAGGACCCCGAGCCGTACACCGCGGGACACTTCGCCTTCCGAACGACCTGGAGCCACTTCCGCATCACCGACTTCGAGGTGCGACGCGGTCGCTGA
- a CDS encoding exo-rhamnogalacturonan lyase family protein, whose amino-acid sequence MPAPARRTLLKSAVLAVADSPLTWGAATSARRPAARPRGHAGVTWGMPWARGVWTDERQRFRLSTADGTDVPVQSRPGHLLPPNDRNPVTVRVPAVLRETTEIPWISTNPSAQWALAAIRNLALIGADLPSA is encoded by the coding sequence ATGCCAGCCCCCGCCAGACGCACCCTGCTCAAATCCGCCGTCCTCGCCGTGGCCGACTCCCCGCTCACCTGGGGCGCCGCCACCTCCGCCCGGCGTCCGGCAGCGAGGCCCCGGGGGCACGCCGGAGTGACCTGGGGGATGCCCTGGGCCAGGGGCGTGTGGACGGACGAGCGGCAGAGGTTCCGGCTCAGCACCGCCGACGGCACGGACGTCCCCGTCCAGAGCCGGCCCGGACACCTACTTCCCCCCAACGACCGGAACCCGGTGACCGTCCGCGTCCCGGCCGTCCTGCGCGAGACCACCGAGATCCCCTGGATCTCCACCAACCCCTCCGCGCAGTGGGCCCTCGCGGCCATCCGGAACCTGGCGCTGATCGGCGCCGACCTCCCCTCCGCCTGA
- a CDS encoding discoidin domain-containing protein — MKTAVKNVRTVTAVAFVAITASTLATGGSAHEAHAAGQSLPKSSAGPVVLSASPTSLTGSELPCMPTKFSVSMTNTGTTALFADATLTAEAPITLSDQVFSTYLPAADPDRPVTRSVGVRVPPGTAPGTYDLTAVSGKQRVVVPLTVQAPPAPGPGVDLAYGRAVTASSTHGNFTTCAAVDGDSDYLHWGSGYGWNDADKGVFPDWLAVEWPQPVELGRIETVTYGTPARPAALQGIKDFDVQVRSGGEWLTVGSYRGNTLDRIVTTFEPVTTDAVRVLVHASNSADYSRILEVEAYAPE, encoded by the coding sequence ATGAAGACAGCCGTGAAGAACGTCCGTACGGTCACCGCCGTCGCCTTCGTCGCCATCACCGCGTCCACCCTCGCCACCGGCGGCTCGGCCCACGAGGCCCACGCCGCCGGGCAGTCCTTGCCCAAGTCGTCCGCGGGCCCCGTGGTGCTCTCGGCCTCGCCTACCAGCCTCACCGGATCCGAACTCCCCTGCATGCCGACGAAGTTCAGCGTCTCCATGACCAACACCGGTACGACGGCGCTGTTCGCCGACGCGACGCTGACCGCGGAGGCGCCGATCACCCTCTCGGACCAGGTGTTCTCGACCTACCTGCCGGCCGCCGACCCCGACCGGCCGGTGACCCGTTCGGTGGGCGTACGGGTCCCGCCGGGCACGGCGCCGGGCACCTACGACCTGACCGCCGTCTCGGGCAAGCAGCGCGTCGTGGTCCCCCTCACGGTCCAGGCCCCGCCCGCGCCCGGTCCGGGCGTCGACCTGGCCTACGGGAGGGCGGTGACCGCCTCCTCGACCCACGGGAACTTCACCACCTGCGCCGCCGTGGACGGGGACAGCGACTACCTCCACTGGGGGTCCGGGTACGGCTGGAACGACGCCGACAAGGGCGTCTTCCCCGACTGGCTCGCGGTCGAGTGGCCCCAGCCGGTCGAGCTGGGGCGGATCGAGACCGTCACCTACGGCACCCCGGCACGCCCGGCGGCCCTCCAGGGCATCAAGGACTTCGACGTCCAGGTGCGGTCCGGGGGCGAGTGGCTGACCGTCGGGTCCTACCGGGGCAACACCCTCGACCGGATCGTCACCACCTTCGAACCGGTCACCACGGACGCGGTCCGGGTGCTCGTCCACGCCTCCAACAGCGCCGACTACTCGCGGATCCTCGAAGTGGAGGCGTACGCACCGGAGTAG
- a CDS encoding acyl-CoA dehydrogenase family protein gives MGSRLTAEQADFVAAIRDFAKRECGTREQRSALTSDGREAHNPELYGRLADLGWLGVCLPEEYGGSGGGIADACLVLEETSYGMVPAGGFVTTVIAAKAYEKFGTERQRREVLSKVVRGDVLSIAMSEPGAGSDVGALRCRAGRQADGTWVIDGQKTWISNAHCARHILLVARTGEDKHGGLTMFHLPAGTAGVEVRRIDTMGGREVNDVFLTDVRLPADAVVGQVDGGWRQLMAGLNHERLFLAANMLGLARRAFDDTVAYVREREQFGRPVGSFQALRHRIADLATEIECTRLLVRETALDCDAQPEKLFPREASMAKLKATELAKRAALEGMQMMGGYGYTTEFDMERHLRAAVVSTVYGGTSEIQRDVIGKTYGL, from the coding sequence ATGGGCAGTCGCCTCACCGCAGAACAGGCCGATTTCGTCGCGGCCATCCGTGATTTCGCCAAACGGGAGTGCGGGACCCGCGAACAGCGCTCCGCGCTGACCTCGGACGGCCGTGAAGCCCACAATCCCGAGCTGTACGGCAGGCTCGCCGACCTGGGCTGGCTCGGGGTGTGCCTGCCCGAGGAGTACGGCGGTTCCGGCGGCGGGATCGCCGACGCCTGCCTCGTGCTGGAGGAGACCTCGTACGGCATGGTTCCGGCCGGGGGCTTCGTCACCACCGTCATCGCCGCGAAGGCGTACGAGAAGTTCGGCACCGAGCGGCAGCGGCGGGAGGTGCTCTCCAAGGTCGTGCGCGGTGACGTGCTCTCGATCGCCATGTCGGAGCCGGGGGCCGGGTCGGACGTCGGCGCGCTGCGCTGCCGGGCAGGCCGGCAGGCGGACGGCACATGGGTGATCGACGGCCAGAAGACCTGGATCTCCAACGCGCACTGCGCCAGGCACATCCTGCTGGTGGCGCGTACGGGCGAGGACAAGCACGGTGGCCTGACCATGTTCCATCTGCCCGCCGGCACCGCGGGCGTGGAGGTACGGCGCATCGACACCATGGGCGGCCGGGAGGTCAACGACGTGTTCCTCACCGACGTGCGGCTGCCCGCCGACGCGGTCGTGGGCCAGGTGGACGGCGGGTGGCGGCAGTTGATGGCCGGGCTCAACCACGAGCGGCTCTTCCTGGCCGCGAACATGCTGGGCCTGGCGCGCCGCGCCTTCGACGACACAGTGGCCTACGTCCGCGAACGCGAGCAGTTCGGCCGGCCGGTCGGTTCCTTCCAGGCGCTGCGGCACCGGATCGCCGACCTCGCCACCGAGATCGAGTGCACCAGGCTGCTGGTGCGCGAGACGGCCCTGGACTGCGACGCCCAGCCGGAGAAGCTGTTCCCGCGCGAGGCGTCGATGGCCAAACTGAAGGCGACCGAACTCGCCAAGCGGGCCGCACTGGAGGGCATGCAGATGATGGGCGGCTACGGCTACACCACGGAGTTCGACATGGAGCGCCACCTGCGGGCGGCGGTGGTCTCCACGGTCTACGGCGGGACCAGCGAGATCCAGCGGGACGTCATCGGCAAGACCTACGGCCTCTGA
- a CDS encoding TetR/AcrR family transcriptional regulator has product MRTDTNDPELARAAAQPEPEDPTARRILDGALEQFTLLGLRRSSVDDVAKRAGVSRVTVFRRFQTKDKLVEATLLRELGRFFQRLDSAVAALPTMEERVVEGFVVALRHTRAHPLFGGLLRLEPELVLPYLTVQGAFTLSATVTYLTAHLRRAQQAEGRPEEDPQPVAELMVRVAVSFLLNPASCIEMDDEDQARAFARRYLAPLLDA; this is encoded by the coding sequence ATGAGAACCGACACGAACGACCCGGAGCTCGCCCGGGCCGCCGCACAGCCGGAGCCCGAGGACCCCACCGCGCGGCGGATCCTCGACGGCGCGCTGGAGCAGTTCACCCTCCTGGGCCTGCGACGCTCCTCCGTGGACGATGTCGCCAAACGGGCCGGAGTCTCCCGTGTCACCGTCTTCCGGCGCTTCCAGACCAAGGACAAGCTGGTCGAAGCCACCCTGCTGCGCGAACTCGGCCGCTTCTTCCAGCGGCTGGACTCGGCGGTCGCGGCGCTGCCCACCATGGAGGAGCGGGTCGTCGAGGGCTTCGTGGTCGCCCTGCGCCACACCCGCGCCCATCCGCTCTTCGGCGGCCTGCTCCGCCTCGAACCCGAGCTCGTACTGCCCTACTTGACCGTGCAGGGCGCCTTCACGCTCTCGGCCACCGTCACCTACCTGACGGCCCATCTGCGCCGCGCCCAGCAGGCGGAGGGGCGCCCGGAGGAGGACCCGCAGCCGGTCGCCGAGCTCATGGTGCGGGTCGCCGTATCCTTCCTGCTCAACCCCGCCAGCTGCATCGAGATGGACGACGAGGACCAGGCCCGGGCCTTCGCCCGCCGCTACCTGGCCCCGCTGCTGGACGCCTGA
- a CDS encoding AMP-dependent synthetase/ligase has product MTAAPRTTGDLPDAPADPTLPQLLARNAREYPDLPGISWQPAEKDGAWTTFSWAEIEEHTRSLAAGYGALGVRRGDRVLLMMSNRPEHWLSDLALVRLGAVPVSVYGTAAPEQITHIARNCRARLAVVEGTAQVALWEPLLTDADTPLERLVVAEEGAEGSHFPYAALLREPVPERFAEGLDAARPDDPLTLVYTSGTSGEPKGVVLTHRQVMANALALDAVVELPPHVEHICYLPFAHIAERMLGIYLPCHRASHVYLCADPSGVAAVVREVRPAQFFGVPRIWEKLSATVRGLLSLMPAGQLAVIETAFEVARAHVGYRERGDAPPAELEERYGRVRQDVLLPMLAAGGLDRVTWAASASAPMSVDVVRFWAGFGIVIMDAWGLTETTGVATSNSPRAGFRLGSVGRPVESVEIRLAEDGEILVRGASVFSGYLQPDGSVRSALDPDGWLATGDIGRTDEDGYLWLTDRKKEMIVTSTGKNVSPALVENALKEHPLIGQAMVHGDNRSYLVALLVLDAEAAPVWAAAHGVGTAGGLAALAEHPAVRAEVDRAVDTANSRLNRSEQVKRYELLAEEWGPGTGELTPSLKMRRRVIRDKYADSLLGLYQG; this is encoded by the coding sequence ATGACAGCAGCACCCCGCACCACCGGCGACCTGCCCGACGCACCGGCCGACCCGACCCTGCCGCAACTGCTGGCCCGCAACGCACGCGAGTACCCCGACCTGCCGGGGATCTCCTGGCAGCCGGCGGAGAAGGACGGCGCCTGGACGACGTTCAGCTGGGCGGAGATCGAGGAGCACACCCGGAGCCTCGCAGCCGGCTACGGGGCGCTAGGCGTCCGCCGGGGAGACCGCGTCCTGCTGATGATGTCCAACCGGCCCGAACACTGGCTGTCCGACCTGGCGCTGGTCCGCCTCGGCGCCGTCCCGGTCAGTGTCTACGGCACCGCGGCCCCCGAGCAGATCACCCACATCGCCCGCAACTGCCGGGCCCGCCTCGCCGTGGTGGAGGGGACGGCCCAAGTGGCGCTGTGGGAACCGTTGCTGACCGACGCGGACACCCCGCTGGAGCGCCTGGTGGTGGCCGAGGAGGGTGCGGAGGGAAGCCACTTCCCGTACGCCGCCCTGCTCCGCGAACCGGTGCCGGAGCGGTTCGCCGAAGGGCTGGACGCCGCCCGACCCGACGATCCGCTGACCCTCGTCTACACCTCCGGCACCAGCGGGGAACCCAAGGGCGTAGTCCTGACGCATCGTCAAGTAATGGCGAATGCACTGGCGTTGGATGCCGTGGTGGAGCTTCCGCCGCATGTCGAGCACATCTGCTATCTGCCCTTCGCGCACATCGCCGAGCGGATGCTGGGCATCTACCTGCCCTGCCACCGGGCCTCGCACGTCTACCTCTGCGCCGATCCGTCGGGCGTCGCCGCCGTGGTGCGCGAGGTGCGCCCCGCGCAGTTCTTCGGTGTGCCGAGGATCTGGGAGAAGCTCTCCGCCACCGTGCGGGGTCTCCTCTCGCTGATGCCGGCCGGGCAACTGGCCGTCATCGAGACGGCGTTCGAGGTGGCCCGGGCGCACGTCGGGTACCGCGAGCGGGGCGATGCGCCGCCCGCCGAGCTCGAAGAGCGGTACGGTCGCGTCCGCCAGGACGTACTGCTGCCGATGCTGGCCGCGGGCGGTCTGGACCGGGTGACCTGGGCGGCCAGCGCCTCGGCGCCCATGTCGGTCGACGTGGTGAGGTTCTGGGCCGGTTTCGGCATCGTCATCATGGACGCCTGGGGGCTGACCGAGACCACCGGCGTGGCCACCAGCAACAGCCCCCGGGCCGGTTTCCGGCTCGGCTCGGTGGGACGCCCGGTGGAGTCCGTGGAGATCCGCCTCGCCGAGGACGGCGAGATCCTGGTGCGGGGCGCCTCCGTCTTCTCCGGCTACCTCCAGCCGGACGGATCGGTACGGTCCGCCCTGGACCCCGACGGCTGGCTGGCCACCGGCGACATCGGCCGGACGGACGAGGACGGCTACCTGTGGCTCACCGACCGGAAGAAGGAGATGATCGTCACCTCCACCGGAAAGAACGTCTCGCCCGCGCTGGTGGAGAACGCGCTCAAGGAACACCCCCTGATCGGCCAGGCGATGGTGCACGGCGACAACCGCTCGTACCTGGTCGCCCTGCTGGTGCTCGACGCGGAGGCCGCCCCCGTCTGGGCAGCGGCCCACGGCGTCGGGACGGCGGGGGGACTGGCCGCACTGGCCGAGCACCCCGCCGTCCGGGCGGAGGTGGACCGGGCGGTGGACACCGCCAACTCCCGGCTCAACCGCAGCGAACAGGTCAAGCGGTACGAGCTGCTCGCCGAGGAGTGGGGCCCGGGAACCGGGGAGCTGACCCCGTCGCTGAAGATGCGGCGCCGGGTCATCCGGGACAAGTACGCCGACTCGCTCCTCGGCCTCTACCAGGGCTGA
- a CDS encoding MFS transporter — MSPPPGPAPKQRRTAPDSLGIWLVAAAFAVTMMGTTLPTPLYVLYQEEFGFSTLMITVIFATYAVGVVVALLCCGHVSDEIGRRRTLLPGLALSMASSGIFLAASELALLFPARLLSGLSAGLFTGTATAAIVDLAGARSPGRATLVATVTQMGGLGSGPLIGSLLAEYAPAPLRLPFALDLGLLVLASVAVRFMPEPVTVTARRPRLRLARPQVPAHMRGVFLRASIAGFAGFAVLGLFTAVVPSFLRELLDLPGLTVAGVVICAIFCASAVGQVVLVPAFGPRALPVGCAGLILGMVLLTAGFATASFGLLLTGGLTAGAGQGMSFRAGLADINAAAPTDRRGDLASVYFTVLYVALALPVVGVGLAADLFGLRTAGIAFGVVVALLAAWTLFAVLRNGRTGHDRVGRG, encoded by the coding sequence ATGTCTCCTCCTCCCGGACCGGCTCCGAAGCAGCGCCGCACCGCCCCGGACTCGCTCGGTATCTGGCTGGTGGCGGCGGCCTTCGCCGTGACGATGATGGGCACGACGCTGCCCACCCCGCTGTACGTCCTCTACCAGGAGGAGTTCGGCTTCTCCACGCTGATGATCACCGTCATCTTCGCGACCTACGCGGTCGGCGTGGTGGTGGCGCTGCTCTGCTGCGGCCACGTCTCGGACGAGATCGGACGGCGCCGCACCCTCCTGCCGGGGCTGGCCCTCTCCATGGCCAGTTCGGGAATCTTCCTCGCCGCCTCCGAACTGGCCCTGCTCTTCCCGGCCCGTCTGCTGTCCGGGCTGTCCGCCGGTCTCTTCACGGGAACGGCGACCGCCGCGATCGTCGACCTCGCGGGCGCCCGGAGCCCCGGGCGGGCGACGCTGGTGGCCACGGTCACCCAGATGGGCGGCCTCGGAAGCGGCCCGCTGATCGGCAGCCTGCTGGCGGAGTACGCGCCCGCCCCGCTGCGGCTGCCCTTCGCGCTCGACCTCGGGCTCCTCGTCCTCGCGTCCGTCGCCGTCCGGTTCATGCCCGAACCCGTCACCGTCACCGCACGCCGCCCGCGTCTGCGCCTGGCGCGGCCGCAGGTCCCCGCGCACATGCGCGGCGTCTTCCTGCGGGCGTCCATCGCGGGCTTCGCCGGGTTCGCGGTGCTCGGTCTGTTCACCGCCGTGGTCCCCTCGTTCCTGCGCGAGCTCCTCGACCTACCCGGCCTGACCGTGGCCGGAGTGGTGATCTGCGCGATCTTCTGCGCCTCGGCGGTCGGGCAGGTGGTTCTGGTACCGGCCTTCGGACCGCGCGCCCTCCCCGTGGGGTGCGCCGGCCTCATCCTCGGCATGGTCCTGCTCACCGCGGGTTTCGCCACCGCGTCGTTCGGCCTCCTGCTCACCGGCGGACTCACCGCCGGAGCGGGCCAGGGCATGAGCTTCCGCGCGGGCCTCGCCGACATCAACGCGGCCGCCCCCACCGACCGCAGGGGCGACCTGGCCTCCGTCTACTTCACCGTGCTGTACGTGGCGCTCGCCCTGCCGGTCGTCGGAGTGGGCCTCGCCGCCGACCTGTTCGGGCTGCGCACCGCGGGCATCGCCTTCGGCGTGGTCGTCGCCCTGCTCGCGGCGTGGACGCTCTTCGCGGTCCTGCGCAACGGCCGGACCGGCCACGACCGCGTGGGAAGAGGCTGA
- a CDS encoding alkaline phosphatase D family protein: MTSRLAPPPALTAATRRRFVTVTAAAAALALSGALPSAGEAAAAPAARLKDDPFKLGVASGDPLPDGVVLWTRLAPDPLAPFSGMDRRTHPVQWEVAADERFRRIVRRGTAQLTPEFNHTAHVDVRGLEPWREYFYRFRCGGFISPVGRTKTAPAAHQLVPRLSLAFASCQAIWEGWFTAHRDLAARRHDVVLFLGDYIYEFGIDRGVRPGDGDEHNTRQAVTLDDYRQRYAYYKLDPDLQAAHHSAPWIVVFDDHEVVNNWANLAADGSTPDDLLIRRANGFRAYWENMPLRAPQFPQGPDMQLYRRLAYGRLAEFSMLDTRQYRDDQANGDGTKAPNAATADPARSILGFPQERWLLDGLSGSRAHWNILGHQTAITLLDTTYGPDVAVPMDTWDGYSASRDRVLGGIADRGVRNVVSLAGDLHRSVASDLALDFHDPDSRVVATEFVGTSIASGLDGQDLDATGQALLSENPHMKFGNFQRGYVSCEITPDLWLADHRVCDRVTVPDGTVSSRTVLAVENGVPAVQQA; encoded by the coding sequence GTGACTTCCAGACTCGCTCCACCTCCGGCGCTCACGGCAGCCACACGCCGACGGTTCGTCACCGTCACGGCCGCCGCTGCCGCCCTCGCCCTGTCCGGTGCCCTCCCCAGCGCGGGTGAGGCCGCCGCCGCTCCCGCCGCCCGGCTCAAGGACGATCCCTTCAAACTGGGTGTCGCCTCCGGTGATCCCCTGCCCGACGGGGTCGTCCTGTGGACCCGGCTGGCGCCCGATCCCCTCGCCCCGTTCAGCGGAATGGACCGGCGGACCCACCCGGTGCAGTGGGAGGTCGCGGCCGACGAGCGGTTCCGCAGGATCGTGCGGCGCGGTACCGCCCAGCTGACCCCCGAGTTCAACCACACCGCCCATGTCGACGTCCGCGGCCTGGAGCCGTGGCGCGAGTACTTCTACCGGTTCCGCTGCGGCGGGTTCATCAGCCCGGTGGGGCGTACGAAGACCGCGCCCGCCGCCCATCAGCTCGTGCCGCGCCTCTCCCTGGCCTTCGCCTCCTGCCAGGCGATCTGGGAGGGCTGGTTCACCGCCCACCGCGACCTCGCGGCCCGCCGCCACGACGTGGTGCTGTTCCTCGGGGACTACATCTACGAGTTCGGCATCGACCGGGGCGTCCGCCCGGGCGACGGCGACGAGCACAACACCCGCCAGGCGGTGACCCTGGACGACTACCGGCAGCGGTACGCGTACTACAAGCTCGACCCCGACCTCCAGGCCGCCCACCACTCCGCCCCGTGGATCGTGGTCTTCGACGACCACGAGGTCGTCAACAACTGGGCGAACCTCGCCGCCGACGGCTCCACGCCGGACGACCTGCTGATCCGCCGGGCCAACGGGTTCCGGGCGTACTGGGAGAACATGCCGCTGCGCGCGCCGCAGTTCCCGCAGGGCCCGGACATGCAGTTGTACCGGCGGCTCGCGTACGGGCGCCTCGCCGAGTTCTCGATGCTCGACACCCGTCAGTACCGCGACGACCAGGCGAACGGCGACGGGACCAAGGCCCCGAACGCGGCGACCGCCGACCCGGCCCGTTCCATCCTCGGCTTCCCGCAGGAGCGCTGGCTGCTCGACGGGCTCAGCGGCTCACGGGCGCACTGGAACATCCTCGGCCACCAGACGGCCATCACCCTGCTCGACACGACGTACGGACCGGACGTCGCCGTCCCGATGGACACCTGGGACGGGTACAGCGCCTCCCGCGACCGGGTGCTCGGCGGCATCGCGGACCGGGGGGTGCGCAACGTCGTCAGCCTCGCCGGCGACCTGCACCGCAGCGTCGCCAGCGATCTGGCGCTCGACTTCCACGACCCCGATTCCCGCGTGGTGGCGACCGAGTTCGTGGGAACCTCGATCGCCTCCGGCCTCGACGGTCAGGACCTCGACGCCACGGGACAGGCGCTCCTCTCCGAGAACCCGCACATGAAGTTCGGCAACTTCCAGCGCGGTTACGTCAGTTGCGAGATCACCCCGGACCTCTGGCTGGCCGACCACCGCGTGTGCGACCGGGTCACCGTGCCGGACGGCACCGTGAGCAGCCGGACCGTCCTCGCCGTCGAGAACGGCGTTCCCGCCGTCCAGCAGGCCTGA
- a CDS encoding esterase/lipase family protein: protein MRRSPRRVLGVLAAAAAAFALFSSASTAGAADSASAPAASVSRSASAQVLSTSTPVVFVHGYTGNASNWVTAKSVFQLNGWSSSNLFAYEYNSYGNNITNAQGLATFVNNVKAQTGASKVAIVNHSMGGLVSQYYLKVLGGNTSVSHLASIAGANHGTTYAGACLIYTTCQQMYPGSSFISQITSGDETPGTTKYATWYSACDGIILPYTSTKLDGATNNNVVCQTHIGYLTDTVVLGQIAKFVAS from the coding sequence ATGCGTCGTTCCCCCCGCCGCGTTCTCGGCGTCCTCGCGGCCGCCGCCGCCGCGTTCGCCCTGTTCTCCTCGGCGTCGACCGCCGGCGCCGCCGACTCCGCCTCCGCGCCGGCCGCCTCCGTGAGCCGGTCGGCCTCCGCACAGGTGCTGTCGACCAGCACCCCGGTGGTCTTCGTCCACGGGTACACCGGCAACGCTTCCAACTGGGTGACCGCCAAGAGCGTCTTCCAGCTCAACGGCTGGTCCAGCTCCAACCTGTTCGCCTACGAGTACAACTCGTACGGCAACAACATCACCAACGCGCAGGGCCTCGCCACCTTCGTCAACAACGTGAAGGCGCAGACCGGCGCGAGCAAGGTCGCCATCGTCAACCACTCGATGGGCGGCCTGGTCAGCCAGTACTACCTGAAGGTGCTGGGCGGCAACACCAGCGTCAGCCACCTCGCCTCGATCGCCGGCGCCAACCACGGCACCACGTACGCCGGCGCCTGCCTGATCTACACGACCTGCCAGCAGATGTACCCGGGCTCCTCGTTCATCTCCCAGATCACCTCGGGCGACGAGACCCCCGGCACCACCAAGTACGCCACCTGGTACTCGGCGTGCGACGGCATCATCCTCCCGTACACCAGCACCAAGCTGGACGGAGCGACCAACAACAACGTGGTCTGCCAGACCCACATCGGGTACCTGACGGACACGGTCGTGCTCGGCCAGATCGCCAAGTTCGTCGCCTCCTGA